GCCCCCGGCAGGTTCCCGCCGAACGTCGCCGTGTTGAAGTCCCACTTGTCATGCGGCAGGGGATCGTGCTTGGAGAACCAGCGCAGGTCCATGTCGTCGCCGTTGGCGATGCACGCCTTGATGAACCGCGCGATGAGCTCGTATGTCTTCGGGTCATAGTCCGGCGGCGGCGCGATCGGCATCTTGTTCGCCGGGTCCGTCGTCAGACACAGCCGATAGCAATACGCCTGCACGCCCGGCGCTTCCTCGCCCGGCGTGCCCGGCTCACCGGGATTGATCAGCGGCAGAAGCCCGCTCGTCGCATCGCCCTCGATCACATAGGGGTCCAGCGGAAAGTCGCGATCCCACACGCCCTGACCGCCGGGCACGCGCCCGTTCGGACCCGGTTGCAAATGATGAAGCCGCGGCTCGTACTTCGGCGTGTAATAGATGCCGTTGAGTGTTTCGTGATACTTCGCATTGCCTTCGCGCATGAGTGTGTAGCTGACGCCCGCTTTGGCCATCAGGTCGCCCTCGTAGGTCGCATCGATAAACGCCTCGGCACGAACGATCCGTCCGTCCTCCAGGGCCAGTTCGGTGATGTGATTGCCGCTTTTCCGCACCGTCATCAGCCGCGCACGGCGCAGGACGATCACCCCGGCGTCTCGGACCACCTGGTCGAATACTTCTTCCGCCACATGCGGCTCGATCGAATAAGCGCCGCCCGTCGCCGGTCCGCCGTTGCCCTTGAAAGATTCATCCCAGTCGAGCGTCTTGCCATATTGCGCGACAAGCTTGGTGAAGTATTCCCGCGCGAGCCCGCCGACGGTACGCGGGTCGCCGATGTCGACGGCACTGAGTCCGCCGGAGGTCATGCCGCCCAGGTGTCGCCCCGGCTCAAGCAGCACGGCCGTCTTGCCCATGCGACAGACCTGCACCGCCGCGATCACACCCCCCGATGTCCCGCCGTAAATGCACACATCCGCGTCAATGTTCTTCGGCTCCGCACGCGCCACATCGACGCCAAGGCACAACACCGCTGTCATTCCCAGCAATACGAGGCGTCGCGACCACGAACGACATGCGAACATGTTCACCTCCGATGACGGATAGCGTGTCCAAACCGTCATTGTACGGATCATCGCGGCGGGCGAATCGGACGATGGCGCAAAAAAAGCCCCGCCCTTTAAGCAAAGGGCGGGGCCATGAGGTTGGCGCGCCGGGTGGCATGGAGCGCGCACTTCCACGTATCAGAATTTCACATCGATTTCGATCCAGATTTTGGACCGGTCCGCCGGGGCGGCATCGCTGACAAAGTCCGCGTATTTGAAGAGCACCGTGACATTCTTGTTGATCGCCTTGCTCGCCACCGCGTCAAACTCCTGACCCAGGTCGGCCGAGGTGTTCTCCGAGTAGAACCAGTGGTAATACGCTCCTGCCTTGATTTCCCATGGCAGCGTGGCGTTGGCAAAGACATAGAGATCCTGCAGGCCCGCCGCGGGCGTCGTCAGGAACACGTCCGCCCAGCCGTTGAAGGCGTGCAGCGTAGCGAGCGGCGTCTGGAAGGCGGCGACGCCGTCATCGCTGCCGAGCACTTCGTAGCCGACGCCGCCCTTGATCTGCGGGAACACCAGGGCGAGTTCCGCCAGATAGTAATTGGCGTCATAATTGACGGGATTTCCGCTCGCATCGCTCTGATGGGCATACGAGAGCGTGTACCCGAGCTTCATGTCATCGACGAGCGGTTTGGCGCCGGCGAGGCGGACGCCGAACGTGTTGGACGAGAGCGCATCGCGGGCGGGGGAGCCGTCGAAATTCAGCAGATAGGCGAAACCGGTGATTTTTCCCACTTTCCAATCGCCGAGGATCAGGCCGTCGTAAGCGACATTGAACATGTGCACATCGGAGTTGTCGAAATCGGTCATGAAGTTGTCGCGACCGTCGTAACCGAAGATGCGATGCACGTCCCATGCATAACCGTAGAACAGCGTCCAATCCTTGAAGCCGGTGTATTTGATCGTCGCGGCGTCGAACGTCTGCTCGTTCTGGCGCCAGCCGACGTTGCCGACGAATCGGGCGTCGTCGAGAATGATCCGCTGGCGACCGCCGATGAAGGTGACG
The sequence above is drawn from the Planctomycetota bacterium genome and encodes:
- a CDS encoding FAD-dependent oxidoreductase, giving the protein MTAVLCLGVDVARAEPKNIDADVCIYGGTSGGVIAAVQVCRMGKTAVLLEPGRHLGGMTSGGLSAVDIGDPRTVGGLAREYFTKLVAQYGKTLDWDESFKGNGGPATGGAYSIEPHVAEEVFDQVVRDAGVIVLRRARLMTVRKSGNHITELALEDGRIVRAEAFIDATYEGDLMAKAGVSYTLMREGNAKYHETLNGIYYTPKYEPRLHHLQPGPNGRVPGGQGVWDRDFPLDPYVIEGDATSGLLPLINPGEPGTPGEEAPGVQAYCYRLCLTTDPANKMPIAPPPDYDPKTYELIARFIKACIANGDDMDLRWFSKHDPLPHDKWDFNTATFGGNLPGASWDWPESSYEQREQIARRMENDHRGLLHFLATDPRVPVKVRDDMRRFGLPKDEFTDNGGWPHQVYVREGRRMISDLVMTEHHTFGRKIAPHSIALGSYGTDVHEIRRIVKDGVVTREGKIATGRGGAGPYPIGYGAIVPKRAECDNLLVTFALSASHVAYASLRMEPVFMMTSQSAATAACMAIDDKVAVQQLDYDKLKARLVADRQILQWPPAN